A portion of the Pogoniulus pusillus isolate bPogPus1 chromosome 6, bPogPus1.pri, whole genome shotgun sequence genome contains these proteins:
- the PDCD4 gene encoding programmed cell death protein 4 translates to METEKEHIYITPTELENLNDALLSGDEENGGSEEPKNEINGNWIPATSITEAKINAKAKRRLRKNSSRDSGRGDSVSDNGETLKVGVAPTSPKGKLLDRRSRSGKGRGLPKKGGAGGKGVWGTPGQVYDVEEVDIKDPNYDDDQENCVYETVVLPLDERAFEKTLTPIIQEYFEHGDTNEVSEMLKNLNLGEMKYSVPVLAVSLALEGKASHREMTSKLISDLCGTVVSKTDVEKSFDRLLKELPELVLDSPRAPQLVGQFIARAVGDGILSSTYIDGYKGTVDCVQARAALDRATVLLSVTKGGKRIDNIWGSGGGQQSVKHLVKEIDMLLKEYLLSGDVLEAECCLQELEVPHFHHELVYEAVVMVLESTGDKTFKMILDLLKSLWRSSVITMDQMKRGYERVYREIPDINLDVPHSYSVLERFVEECFQAGIISKPLRDLCPSRGRKRFVSEGDGGRLKLESY, encoded by the exons ATGGAAACAGAGAAGGAACACATTTACATTACCCCAACAG AACTTGAGAATCTAAATGATGCTCTGCTCTCCGGTGATGAAGAAAATGGTGGGTCTGAGGAACCGAAGAATGAAATCAATGGAAATTGGATTCCTGCAACTTCCATTACTGAAGCCAAAATAAATGCTAAAGCAAAGAGACGGTTGAGGAAAAATTCTTCTAGAgattctgggagaggagactccGTTAGTGACAATGGAGAAACGCTGAAGGTTGGAGTTGCACCAACGAGCCCAAAAGGGAAGCTCCTGGACAGGCGATCCCGgtcaggaaagggaagaggtCTACCAAAGAAAG GTGGAGCAGGCGGTAAAGGAGTTTGGGGAACACCAGGTCAAGTGTATGATGTGGAAGAAGTAGATATTAAGGATCCTAATTACGATGATGACCAG GAGAACTGTGTCTATGAAACAGTAGTTTTACCTCTGGATGAAAGAGCATTTGAAAAAACATTAACACCAATCATACAGGAATATTTTGAACATGGAGATACTAACGAAGTGTCG GAGATGCTGAAGAATTTAAACCTTGGTGAAATGAAATACAGTGTGCCTGTGCTGGCTGTTTCCTTGGCATTAGAGGGAAAAGCTAGTCATAGGGAAATGACATCTAAGCTTATCTCTGACCTCTGTGGGACAGTAGTAAGCAAAACTGATGTGGAAAAATCCTTTGACAGACTGCTTAAAGAACTACCGGAGTTGGTTTTGGATTCTCCCAGGGCGCCACAG TTGGTGGGCCAGTTCATTGCTAGAGCTGTTGGAGATGGGATTCTGAGCAGTACTTACATCGATGGCTACAAAGGCACTGTGGATTGTGTTCAAGCTCG AGCTGCACTGGACCGAGCTACTGTGTTGCTGAGTGTTACAAAGGGCGGAAAGCGCATAGACAACATCTGGGGCTCAGGAGGTGGCCAGCAGTCTGTGAAACACCTGGTTAAAGAG ATTGATATGTTGCTGAAAGAGTATTTGCTTTCTGGAGATGTACTGGAAGCTGAATGTTGTCTTCAGGAACTGGAAGTGCCCCATTTTCACCATGAACTTGTATATGAA gctgttgtgatggttttggaGTCAACAGGGGACAAGACCTTCAAAATGATCCTGGATTTATTGAAatctctctggaggtcttctgTCATTACTATGGACCAAATGAAAAGA GGCTACGAACGAGTTTACCGTGAAATCCCAGATATTAACCTGGATGTGCCACACTCCTATTCTGTGCTTGAGCGCTTTGTGGAGGAATGCTTTCAGGCTGGAATAATCTCCAAACCACTGAGAGACCTCTGTCCTTCAAG GGGCAGAAAGCGCTTTGTGAGTGAAGGAGATGGAGGTCGTCTTAAGCTGGAAAGCTACTGA
- the BBIP1 gene encoding BBSome-interacting protein 1, with amino-acid sequence MPEGKAAFREVLPKQGQLSVEDKASMVLCKPKVLPLKSVTLEKLEKLQRAALEAAQPPDEAPASQQQP; translated from the exons ATGCCGGAGGGGAAGGCCGCGTTCCGGGAGGTGCTGCCCAAGCAAG GGCAGCTGTCGGTGGAAGACAAGGCCTCCATGGTGCTGTGCAAGCCCAAGGTGCTGCCCCTTAAGTCAGTAACGCTGGAGAAACTGGAGAAGCTGCAGCGGGCGGCGCTGGAGGCGGCGCAGCCACCCGACGAGGCACCGGcgtctcagcagcagccctag